The stretch of DNA GCGCTGGTCGAGCGTCTCCGTCCGCACGCGGGCGCGCTTCCCTGTACGCCCGAGGCCGCGGCGACCGTCGTCGAGACACACGCCGCGGGAACGAGCGTGGGCAAGAGCGCACGCGAGGCCGGGATCGCGCCCGTGACGGCCGCGAAGGCGCTGCACCGCTGTGGCGTCTCGGGCGTGACGCCGCTGTCGCCGATGGCTCGGGAGATCGTTCGGGACTGGCAGGCCGGCGAGCTCTCCCGGGCCGAAGCCGTCGAGCTGACG from Halolamina sediminis encodes:
- a CDS encoding DUF7858 family protein; translation: MTLEEIAAGIEVTAEQEARGVAAADETGEALVERLRPHAGALPCTPEAAATVVETHAAGTSVGKSAREAGIAPVTAAKALHRCGVSGVTPLSPMAREIVRDWQAGELSRAEAVELTGASEAEFALGSYIESHDADPALSAAVADVGSPTDEDPLTDAVGDVDELF